One genomic segment of Salarias fasciatus chromosome 8, fSalaFa1.1, whole genome shotgun sequence includes these proteins:
- the LOC115392834 gene encoding microtubule-associated protein tau-like isoform X3 — MDYMNNASNSYSSGDTMSSSLANMTISDQHHQENGVAKMKESEGENEVKAAACDAAEGGRGDDEVPPAAGAPAAQVKMDNGDKSQPATKPASSPKRASAKTQDSPGNGHSSIPVKAGSGAGSRPAGSAGGAKPQTPGAKTTARTASDAKSGQSSPGTTKSPSSQATSAKAAAEANKVKKVAVVRSTPKSPGSLKSRPPAPLVAAAAAAAPLPDLKQVRSKIGSTDNIKHQPGGGKVQILDQKVDYSNVQSKCGSKGNLKHVPGGGNVQILDKKLDLTNVQSRCGSKDNIKHTPGGGKVQIVHKKIDLSNVTSKCGSKANIHHKPGGGNIEIKNEKLEFKVQSKVGSLDNIGHVPGGGQRKIESHKLTFRESARARTDHGAEIVSLEDSPQQLSTVSSSGSINMADSPQLSTLADQVSASLAKQGL, encoded by the exons ATGGACTACATGAACAACGCCTCCAACAGCTACAGCTCTGGAGACACCATGAGCTCCTCCTTAGCCAACATGACCATCAGCGACCAGCACCACCAGGAGAACGGCGTGGCCAAGATGAAAG AGAGCGAAGGAGAAAACGAGGTGAAAGCTGCGGCCTGCGACGCCGCGGAGGGCGGACGCGGCGATGACGAGGTGCCGCCCG cagcaggagctccagcag CTCAAGTGAAGATGGACAACGGAGACAAG agCCAACCTGCCACCAAACCGGCCTCCTCCCCTAAAAGAGCGTCGGCCAAAACTCAGGACTCTCCTGGAAACGGCCACAGCTCCATCCCAGTCAAAGCCGGCAGCGGCGCCGGGAGCCGGCCGGCCGGA AGCGCCGGCGGTGCCAAGCCTCAAACCCCCGGAGCCAAAACGACTGCCAGGACCGCGTCAG ATGCCAAGAGCGGCCAGAGCAGCCCCGGCACGACCAAGTCCCCGTCCAGCCAGGCCACGTCCGCCAAGGCGGCGGCCGAGGCCAACAAGGTGAAGAAGGTGGCGGTGGTGCGCTCCACGCCCAAATCCCCCGGCTCGCTGAAGAGCCGCCCGCCTGCGCCCCTGgtcgctgccgccgccgccgccgcgccgctgccGGACCTGAAGCAGGTCAGATCCAAGATCGGCTCCACGGACAACATCAAGCACCAGCCGGGAGGCGGGAAG GTCCAAATCCTTGATCAGAAGGTGGACTATAGTAATGTCCAGTCAAAGTGTGGCTCCAAAGGCAATTTGAAACATGTCCCCGGTGGCGGCAAT gtccagatcctggATAAGAAGCTGGACTTGACCAACGTTCAGTCGCGCTGCGGCTCTAAAGACAACATCAAACACACTCCTGGAGGCGGCAAG GTCCAAATCGTGCACAAGAAGATCGACCTGAGCAACGTGACGTCGAAGTGTGGATCGAAAGCCAACATCCACCACAAGCCAG GCGGTGGAAACATTGAGATCAAGAACGAGAAGCTGGAGTTTAAAGTCCAGTCGAAAGTCGGCTCTCTAGACAACATTGGCCACGTCCCCGGAGGTGGACAGAGAAAG ATTGAGAGCCACAAGCTGACGTTCCGCGAGTCGGCCCGGGCTCGGACCGACCACGGCGCCGAGATCGTGTCCCTGGAGGACTCCCCCCAGCAGCTCAGCACCGTGTCGTCCTCCGGCAGCATCAACATGGCCGACTCCCCGCAGCTGTCCACGCTGGCCGACCAGGTGTCCGCCTCGCTGGCCAAGCAGGGCTTGTGA
- the LOC115392834 gene encoding microtubule-associated protein tau-like isoform X4: MDYMNNASNSYSSGDTMSSSLANMTISDQHHQENGVAKMKAAGAPAAQVKMDNGDKSQPATKPASSPKRASAKTQDSPGNGHSSIPVKAGSGAGSRPAGSAGGAKPQTPGAKTTARTASASAKKPPTPKYDKDAKSGQSSPGTTKSPSSQATSAKAAAEANKVKKVAVVRSTPKSPGSLKSRPPAPLVAAAAAAAPLPDLKQVRSKIGSTDNIKHQPGGGKVQILDQKVDYSNVQSKCGSKGNLKHVPGGGNVQILDKKLDLTNVQSRCGSKDNIKHTPGGGKVQIVHKKIDLSNVTSKCGSKANIHHKPGGGNIEIKNEKLEFKVQSKVGSLDNIGHVPGGGQRKIESHKLTFRESARARTDHGAEIVSLEDSPQQLSTVSSSGSINMADSPQLSTLADQVSASLAKQGL, from the exons ATGGACTACATGAACAACGCCTCCAACAGCTACAGCTCTGGAGACACCATGAGCTCCTCCTTAGCCAACATGACCATCAGCGACCAGCACCACCAGGAGAACGGCGTGGCCAAGATGAAAG cagcaggagctccagcag CTCAAGTGAAGATGGACAACGGAGACAAG agCCAACCTGCCACCAAACCGGCCTCCTCCCCTAAAAGAGCGTCGGCCAAAACTCAGGACTCTCCTGGAAACGGCCACAGCTCCATCCCAGTCAAAGCCGGCAGCGGCGCCGGGAGCCGGCCGGCCGGA AGCGCCGGCGGTGCCAAGCCTCAAACCCCCGGAGCCAAAACGACTGCCAGGACCGCGTCAG CTAGTGCCAAGAAACCCCCCACTCCAAAATAtgacaaag ATGCCAAGAGCGGCCAGAGCAGCCCCGGCACGACCAAGTCCCCGTCCAGCCAGGCCACGTCCGCCAAGGCGGCGGCCGAGGCCAACAAGGTGAAGAAGGTGGCGGTGGTGCGCTCCACGCCCAAATCCCCCGGCTCGCTGAAGAGCCGCCCGCCTGCGCCCCTGgtcgctgccgccgccgccgccgcgccgctgccGGACCTGAAGCAGGTCAGATCCAAGATCGGCTCCACGGACAACATCAAGCACCAGCCGGGAGGCGGGAAG GTCCAAATCCTTGATCAGAAGGTGGACTATAGTAATGTCCAGTCAAAGTGTGGCTCCAAAGGCAATTTGAAACATGTCCCCGGTGGCGGCAAT gtccagatcctggATAAGAAGCTGGACTTGACCAACGTTCAGTCGCGCTGCGGCTCTAAAGACAACATCAAACACACTCCTGGAGGCGGCAAG GTCCAAATCGTGCACAAGAAGATCGACCTGAGCAACGTGACGTCGAAGTGTGGATCGAAAGCCAACATCCACCACAAGCCAG GCGGTGGAAACATTGAGATCAAGAACGAGAAGCTGGAGTTTAAAGTCCAGTCGAAAGTCGGCTCTCTAGACAACATTGGCCACGTCCCCGGAGGTGGACAGAGAAAG ATTGAGAGCCACAAGCTGACGTTCCGCGAGTCGGCCCGGGCTCGGACCGACCACGGCGCCGAGATCGTGTCCCTGGAGGACTCCCCCCAGCAGCTCAGCACCGTGTCGTCCTCCGGCAGCATCAACATGGCCGACTCCCCGCAGCTGTCCACGCTGGCCGACCAGGTGTCCGCCTCGCTGGCCAAGCAGGGCTTGTGA
- the LOC115392834 gene encoding microtubule-associated protein tau-like isoform X2, with translation MDYMNNASNSYSSGDTMSSSLANMTISDQHHQENGVAKMKESEGENEVKAAACDAAEGGRGDDEVPPAGAPAAQVKMDNGDKSQPATKPASSPKRASAKTQDSPGNGHSSIPVKAGSGAGSRPAGSAGGAKPQTPGAKTTARTASASAKKPPTPKYDKDAKSGQSSPGTTKSPSSQATSAKAAAEANKVKKVAVVRSTPKSPGSLKSRPPAPLVAAAAAAAPLPDLKQVRSKIGSTDNIKHQPGGGKVQILDQKVDYSNVQSKCGSKGNLKHVPGGGNVQILDKKLDLTNVQSRCGSKDNIKHTPGGGKVQIVHKKIDLSNVTSKCGSKANIHHKPGGGNIEIKNEKLEFKVQSKVGSLDNIGHVPGGGQRKIESHKLTFRESARARTDHGAEIVSLEDSPQQLSTVSSSGSINMADSPQLSTLADQVSASLAKQGL, from the exons ATGGACTACATGAACAACGCCTCCAACAGCTACAGCTCTGGAGACACCATGAGCTCCTCCTTAGCCAACATGACCATCAGCGACCAGCACCACCAGGAGAACGGCGTGGCCAAGATGAAAG AGAGCGAAGGAGAAAACGAGGTGAAAGCTGCGGCCTGCGACGCCGCGGAGGGCGGACGCGGCGATGACGAGGTGCCGCCCG caggagctccagcag CTCAAGTGAAGATGGACAACGGAGACAAG agCCAACCTGCCACCAAACCGGCCTCCTCCCCTAAAAGAGCGTCGGCCAAAACTCAGGACTCTCCTGGAAACGGCCACAGCTCCATCCCAGTCAAAGCCGGCAGCGGCGCCGGGAGCCGGCCGGCCGGA AGCGCCGGCGGTGCCAAGCCTCAAACCCCCGGAGCCAAAACGACTGCCAGGACCGCGTCAG CTAGTGCCAAGAAACCCCCCACTCCAAAATAtgacaaag ATGCCAAGAGCGGCCAGAGCAGCCCCGGCACGACCAAGTCCCCGTCCAGCCAGGCCACGTCCGCCAAGGCGGCGGCCGAGGCCAACAAGGTGAAGAAGGTGGCGGTGGTGCGCTCCACGCCCAAATCCCCCGGCTCGCTGAAGAGCCGCCCGCCTGCGCCCCTGgtcgctgccgccgccgccgccgcgccgctgccGGACCTGAAGCAGGTCAGATCCAAGATCGGCTCCACGGACAACATCAAGCACCAGCCGGGAGGCGGGAAG GTCCAAATCCTTGATCAGAAGGTGGACTATAGTAATGTCCAGTCAAAGTGTGGCTCCAAAGGCAATTTGAAACATGTCCCCGGTGGCGGCAAT gtccagatcctggATAAGAAGCTGGACTTGACCAACGTTCAGTCGCGCTGCGGCTCTAAAGACAACATCAAACACACTCCTGGAGGCGGCAAG GTCCAAATCGTGCACAAGAAGATCGACCTGAGCAACGTGACGTCGAAGTGTGGATCGAAAGCCAACATCCACCACAAGCCAG GCGGTGGAAACATTGAGATCAAGAACGAGAAGCTGGAGTTTAAAGTCCAGTCGAAAGTCGGCTCTCTAGACAACATTGGCCACGTCCCCGGAGGTGGACAGAGAAAG ATTGAGAGCCACAAGCTGACGTTCCGCGAGTCGGCCCGGGCTCGGACCGACCACGGCGCCGAGATCGTGTCCCTGGAGGACTCCCCCCAGCAGCTCAGCACCGTGTCGTCCTCCGGCAGCATCAACATGGCCGACTCCCCGCAGCTGTCCACGCTGGCCGACCAGGTGTCCGCCTCGCTGGCCAAGCAGGGCTTGTGA
- the LOC115392834 gene encoding microtubule-associated protein tau-like isoform X8: MDYMNNASNSYSSGDTMSSSLANMTISDQHHQENGVAKMKAAGAPAAQVKMDNGDKSAGGAKPQTPGAKTTARTASASAKKPPTPKYDKDAKSGQSSPGTTKSPSSQATSAKAAAEANKVKKVAVVRSTPKSPGSLKSRPPAPLVAAAAAAAPLPDLKQVRSKIGSTDNIKHQPGGGKVQILDQKVDYSNVQSKCGSKGNLKHVPGGGNVQILDKKLDLTNVQSRCGSKDNIKHTPGGGKVQIVHKKIDLSNVTSKCGSKANIHHKPGGGNIEIKNEKLEFKVQSKVGSLDNIGHVPGGGQRKIESHKLTFRESARARTDHGAEIVSLEDSPQQLSTVSSSGSINMADSPQLSTLADQVSASLAKQGL; this comes from the exons ATGGACTACATGAACAACGCCTCCAACAGCTACAGCTCTGGAGACACCATGAGCTCCTCCTTAGCCAACATGACCATCAGCGACCAGCACCACCAGGAGAACGGCGTGGCCAAGATGAAAG cagcaggagctccagcag CTCAAGTGAAGATGGACAACGGAGACAAG AGCGCCGGCGGTGCCAAGCCTCAAACCCCCGGAGCCAAAACGACTGCCAGGACCGCGTCAG CTAGTGCCAAGAAACCCCCCACTCCAAAATAtgacaaag ATGCCAAGAGCGGCCAGAGCAGCCCCGGCACGACCAAGTCCCCGTCCAGCCAGGCCACGTCCGCCAAGGCGGCGGCCGAGGCCAACAAGGTGAAGAAGGTGGCGGTGGTGCGCTCCACGCCCAAATCCCCCGGCTCGCTGAAGAGCCGCCCGCCTGCGCCCCTGgtcgctgccgccgccgccgccgcgccgctgccGGACCTGAAGCAGGTCAGATCCAAGATCGGCTCCACGGACAACATCAAGCACCAGCCGGGAGGCGGGAAG GTCCAAATCCTTGATCAGAAGGTGGACTATAGTAATGTCCAGTCAAAGTGTGGCTCCAAAGGCAATTTGAAACATGTCCCCGGTGGCGGCAAT gtccagatcctggATAAGAAGCTGGACTTGACCAACGTTCAGTCGCGCTGCGGCTCTAAAGACAACATCAAACACACTCCTGGAGGCGGCAAG GTCCAAATCGTGCACAAGAAGATCGACCTGAGCAACGTGACGTCGAAGTGTGGATCGAAAGCCAACATCCACCACAAGCCAG GCGGTGGAAACATTGAGATCAAGAACGAGAAGCTGGAGTTTAAAGTCCAGTCGAAAGTCGGCTCTCTAGACAACATTGGCCACGTCCCCGGAGGTGGACAGAGAAAG ATTGAGAGCCACAAGCTGACGTTCCGCGAGTCGGCCCGGGCTCGGACCGACCACGGCGCCGAGATCGTGTCCCTGGAGGACTCCCCCCAGCAGCTCAGCACCGTGTCGTCCTCCGGCAGCATCAACATGGCCGACTCCCCGCAGCTGTCCACGCTGGCCGACCAGGTGTCCGCCTCGCTGGCCAAGCAGGGCTTGTGA
- the LOC115392834 gene encoding microtubule-associated protein tau-like isoform X1 → MDYMNNASNSYSSGDTMSSSLANMTISDQHHQENGVAKMKESEGENEVKAAACDAAEGGRGDDEVPPAAGAPAAQVKMDNGDKSQPATKPASSPKRASAKTQDSPGNGHSSIPVKAGSGAGSRPAGSAGGAKPQTPGAKTTARTASASAKKPPTPKYDKDAKSGQSSPGTTKSPSSQATSAKAAAEANKVKKVAVVRSTPKSPGSLKSRPPAPLVAAAAAAAPLPDLKQVRSKIGSTDNIKHQPGGGKVQILDQKVDYSNVQSKCGSKGNLKHVPGGGNVQILDKKLDLTNVQSRCGSKDNIKHTPGGGKVQIVHKKIDLSNVTSKCGSKANIHHKPGGGNIEIKNEKLEFKVQSKVGSLDNIGHVPGGGQRKIESHKLTFRESARARTDHGAEIVSLEDSPQQLSTVSSSGSINMADSPQLSTLADQVSASLAKQGL, encoded by the exons ATGGACTACATGAACAACGCCTCCAACAGCTACAGCTCTGGAGACACCATGAGCTCCTCCTTAGCCAACATGACCATCAGCGACCAGCACCACCAGGAGAACGGCGTGGCCAAGATGAAAG AGAGCGAAGGAGAAAACGAGGTGAAAGCTGCGGCCTGCGACGCCGCGGAGGGCGGACGCGGCGATGACGAGGTGCCGCCCG cagcaggagctccagcag CTCAAGTGAAGATGGACAACGGAGACAAG agCCAACCTGCCACCAAACCGGCCTCCTCCCCTAAAAGAGCGTCGGCCAAAACTCAGGACTCTCCTGGAAACGGCCACAGCTCCATCCCAGTCAAAGCCGGCAGCGGCGCCGGGAGCCGGCCGGCCGGA AGCGCCGGCGGTGCCAAGCCTCAAACCCCCGGAGCCAAAACGACTGCCAGGACCGCGTCAG CTAGTGCCAAGAAACCCCCCACTCCAAAATAtgacaaag ATGCCAAGAGCGGCCAGAGCAGCCCCGGCACGACCAAGTCCCCGTCCAGCCAGGCCACGTCCGCCAAGGCGGCGGCCGAGGCCAACAAGGTGAAGAAGGTGGCGGTGGTGCGCTCCACGCCCAAATCCCCCGGCTCGCTGAAGAGCCGCCCGCCTGCGCCCCTGgtcgctgccgccgccgccgccgcgccgctgccGGACCTGAAGCAGGTCAGATCCAAGATCGGCTCCACGGACAACATCAAGCACCAGCCGGGAGGCGGGAAG GTCCAAATCCTTGATCAGAAGGTGGACTATAGTAATGTCCAGTCAAAGTGTGGCTCCAAAGGCAATTTGAAACATGTCCCCGGTGGCGGCAAT gtccagatcctggATAAGAAGCTGGACTTGACCAACGTTCAGTCGCGCTGCGGCTCTAAAGACAACATCAAACACACTCCTGGAGGCGGCAAG GTCCAAATCGTGCACAAGAAGATCGACCTGAGCAACGTGACGTCGAAGTGTGGATCGAAAGCCAACATCCACCACAAGCCAG GCGGTGGAAACATTGAGATCAAGAACGAGAAGCTGGAGTTTAAAGTCCAGTCGAAAGTCGGCTCTCTAGACAACATTGGCCACGTCCCCGGAGGTGGACAGAGAAAG ATTGAGAGCCACAAGCTGACGTTCCGCGAGTCGGCCCGGGCTCGGACCGACCACGGCGCCGAGATCGTGTCCCTGGAGGACTCCCCCCAGCAGCTCAGCACCGTGTCGTCCTCCGGCAGCATCAACATGGCCGACTCCCCGCAGCTGTCCACGCTGGCCGACCAGGTGTCCGCCTCGCTGGCCAAGCAGGGCTTGTGA
- the LOC115392834 gene encoding microtubule-associated protein tau-like isoform X7: MDYMNNASNSYSSGDTMSSSLANMTISDQHHQENGVAKMKESEGENEVKAAACDAAEGGRGDDEVPPAGAPAAQVKMDNGDKSAGGAKPQTPGAKTTARTASASAKKPPTPKYDKDAKSGQSSPGTTKSPSSQATSAKAAAEANKVKKVAVVRSTPKSPGSLKSRPPAPLVAAAAAAAPLPDLKQVRSKIGSTDNIKHQPGGGKVQILDQKVDYSNVQSKCGSKGNLKHVPGGGNVQILDKKLDLTNVQSRCGSKDNIKHTPGGGKVQIVHKKIDLSNVTSKCGSKANIHHKPGGGNIEIKNEKLEFKVQSKVGSLDNIGHVPGGGQRKIESHKLTFRESARARTDHGAEIVSLEDSPQQLSTVSSSGSINMADSPQLSTLADQVSASLAKQGL, translated from the exons ATGGACTACATGAACAACGCCTCCAACAGCTACAGCTCTGGAGACACCATGAGCTCCTCCTTAGCCAACATGACCATCAGCGACCAGCACCACCAGGAGAACGGCGTGGCCAAGATGAAAG AGAGCGAAGGAGAAAACGAGGTGAAAGCTGCGGCCTGCGACGCCGCGGAGGGCGGACGCGGCGATGACGAGGTGCCGCCCG caggagctccagcag CTCAAGTGAAGATGGACAACGGAGACAAG AGCGCCGGCGGTGCCAAGCCTCAAACCCCCGGAGCCAAAACGACTGCCAGGACCGCGTCAG CTAGTGCCAAGAAACCCCCCACTCCAAAATAtgacaaag ATGCCAAGAGCGGCCAGAGCAGCCCCGGCACGACCAAGTCCCCGTCCAGCCAGGCCACGTCCGCCAAGGCGGCGGCCGAGGCCAACAAGGTGAAGAAGGTGGCGGTGGTGCGCTCCACGCCCAAATCCCCCGGCTCGCTGAAGAGCCGCCCGCCTGCGCCCCTGgtcgctgccgccgccgccgccgcgccgctgccGGACCTGAAGCAGGTCAGATCCAAGATCGGCTCCACGGACAACATCAAGCACCAGCCGGGAGGCGGGAAG GTCCAAATCCTTGATCAGAAGGTGGACTATAGTAATGTCCAGTCAAAGTGTGGCTCCAAAGGCAATTTGAAACATGTCCCCGGTGGCGGCAAT gtccagatcctggATAAGAAGCTGGACTTGACCAACGTTCAGTCGCGCTGCGGCTCTAAAGACAACATCAAACACACTCCTGGAGGCGGCAAG GTCCAAATCGTGCACAAGAAGATCGACCTGAGCAACGTGACGTCGAAGTGTGGATCGAAAGCCAACATCCACCACAAGCCAG GCGGTGGAAACATTGAGATCAAGAACGAGAAGCTGGAGTTTAAAGTCCAGTCGAAAGTCGGCTCTCTAGACAACATTGGCCACGTCCCCGGAGGTGGACAGAGAAAG ATTGAGAGCCACAAGCTGACGTTCCGCGAGTCGGCCCGGGCTCGGACCGACCACGGCGCCGAGATCGTGTCCCTGGAGGACTCCCCCCAGCAGCTCAGCACCGTGTCGTCCTCCGGCAGCATCAACATGGCCGACTCCCCGCAGCTGTCCACGCTGGCCGACCAGGTGTCCGCCTCGCTGGCCAAGCAGGGCTTGTGA
- the LOC115392834 gene encoding microtubule-associated protein tau-like isoform X5, giving the protein MDYMNNASNSYSSGDTMSSSLANMTISDQHHQENGVAKMKAGAPAAQVKMDNGDKSQPATKPASSPKRASAKTQDSPGNGHSSIPVKAGSGAGSRPAGSAGGAKPQTPGAKTTARTASASAKKPPTPKYDKDAKSGQSSPGTTKSPSSQATSAKAAAEANKVKKVAVVRSTPKSPGSLKSRPPAPLVAAAAAAAPLPDLKQVRSKIGSTDNIKHQPGGGKVQILDQKVDYSNVQSKCGSKGNLKHVPGGGNVQILDKKLDLTNVQSRCGSKDNIKHTPGGGKVQIVHKKIDLSNVTSKCGSKANIHHKPGGGNIEIKNEKLEFKVQSKVGSLDNIGHVPGGGQRKIESHKLTFRESARARTDHGAEIVSLEDSPQQLSTVSSSGSINMADSPQLSTLADQVSASLAKQGL; this is encoded by the exons ATGGACTACATGAACAACGCCTCCAACAGCTACAGCTCTGGAGACACCATGAGCTCCTCCTTAGCCAACATGACCATCAGCGACCAGCACCACCAGGAGAACGGCGTGGCCAAGATGAAAG caggagctccagcag CTCAAGTGAAGATGGACAACGGAGACAAG agCCAACCTGCCACCAAACCGGCCTCCTCCCCTAAAAGAGCGTCGGCCAAAACTCAGGACTCTCCTGGAAACGGCCACAGCTCCATCCCAGTCAAAGCCGGCAGCGGCGCCGGGAGCCGGCCGGCCGGA AGCGCCGGCGGTGCCAAGCCTCAAACCCCCGGAGCCAAAACGACTGCCAGGACCGCGTCAG CTAGTGCCAAGAAACCCCCCACTCCAAAATAtgacaaag ATGCCAAGAGCGGCCAGAGCAGCCCCGGCACGACCAAGTCCCCGTCCAGCCAGGCCACGTCCGCCAAGGCGGCGGCCGAGGCCAACAAGGTGAAGAAGGTGGCGGTGGTGCGCTCCACGCCCAAATCCCCCGGCTCGCTGAAGAGCCGCCCGCCTGCGCCCCTGgtcgctgccgccgccgccgccgcgccgctgccGGACCTGAAGCAGGTCAGATCCAAGATCGGCTCCACGGACAACATCAAGCACCAGCCGGGAGGCGGGAAG GTCCAAATCCTTGATCAGAAGGTGGACTATAGTAATGTCCAGTCAAAGTGTGGCTCCAAAGGCAATTTGAAACATGTCCCCGGTGGCGGCAAT gtccagatcctggATAAGAAGCTGGACTTGACCAACGTTCAGTCGCGCTGCGGCTCTAAAGACAACATCAAACACACTCCTGGAGGCGGCAAG GTCCAAATCGTGCACAAGAAGATCGACCTGAGCAACGTGACGTCGAAGTGTGGATCGAAAGCCAACATCCACCACAAGCCAG GCGGTGGAAACATTGAGATCAAGAACGAGAAGCTGGAGTTTAAAGTCCAGTCGAAAGTCGGCTCTCTAGACAACATTGGCCACGTCCCCGGAGGTGGACAGAGAAAG ATTGAGAGCCACAAGCTGACGTTCCGCGAGTCGGCCCGGGCTCGGACCGACCACGGCGCCGAGATCGTGTCCCTGGAGGACTCCCCCCAGCAGCTCAGCACCGTGTCGTCCTCCGGCAGCATCAACATGGCCGACTCCCCGCAGCTGTCCACGCTGGCCGACCAGGTGTCCGCCTCGCTGGCCAAGCAGGGCTTGTGA
- the LOC115392834 gene encoding microtubule-associated protein tau-like isoform X6 has translation MDYMNNASNSYSSGDTMSSSLANMTISDQHHQENGVAKMKESEGENEVKAAACDAAEGGRGDDEVPPAAGAPAAQVKMDNGDKSAGGAKPQTPGAKTTARTASASAKKPPTPKYDKDAKSGQSSPGTTKSPSSQATSAKAAAEANKVKKVAVVRSTPKSPGSLKSRPPAPLVAAAAAAAPLPDLKQVRSKIGSTDNIKHQPGGGKVQILDQKVDYSNVQSKCGSKGNLKHVPGGGNVQILDKKLDLTNVQSRCGSKDNIKHTPGGGKVQIVHKKIDLSNVTSKCGSKANIHHKPGGGNIEIKNEKLEFKVQSKVGSLDNIGHVPGGGQRKIESHKLTFRESARARTDHGAEIVSLEDSPQQLSTVSSSGSINMADSPQLSTLADQVSASLAKQGL, from the exons ATGGACTACATGAACAACGCCTCCAACAGCTACAGCTCTGGAGACACCATGAGCTCCTCCTTAGCCAACATGACCATCAGCGACCAGCACCACCAGGAGAACGGCGTGGCCAAGATGAAAG AGAGCGAAGGAGAAAACGAGGTGAAAGCTGCGGCCTGCGACGCCGCGGAGGGCGGACGCGGCGATGACGAGGTGCCGCCCG cagcaggagctccagcag CTCAAGTGAAGATGGACAACGGAGACAAG AGCGCCGGCGGTGCCAAGCCTCAAACCCCCGGAGCCAAAACGACTGCCAGGACCGCGTCAG CTAGTGCCAAGAAACCCCCCACTCCAAAATAtgacaaag ATGCCAAGAGCGGCCAGAGCAGCCCCGGCACGACCAAGTCCCCGTCCAGCCAGGCCACGTCCGCCAAGGCGGCGGCCGAGGCCAACAAGGTGAAGAAGGTGGCGGTGGTGCGCTCCACGCCCAAATCCCCCGGCTCGCTGAAGAGCCGCCCGCCTGCGCCCCTGgtcgctgccgccgccgccgccgcgccgctgccGGACCTGAAGCAGGTCAGATCCAAGATCGGCTCCACGGACAACATCAAGCACCAGCCGGGAGGCGGGAAG GTCCAAATCCTTGATCAGAAGGTGGACTATAGTAATGTCCAGTCAAAGTGTGGCTCCAAAGGCAATTTGAAACATGTCCCCGGTGGCGGCAAT gtccagatcctggATAAGAAGCTGGACTTGACCAACGTTCAGTCGCGCTGCGGCTCTAAAGACAACATCAAACACACTCCTGGAGGCGGCAAG GTCCAAATCGTGCACAAGAAGATCGACCTGAGCAACGTGACGTCGAAGTGTGGATCGAAAGCCAACATCCACCACAAGCCAG GCGGTGGAAACATTGAGATCAAGAACGAGAAGCTGGAGTTTAAAGTCCAGTCGAAAGTCGGCTCTCTAGACAACATTGGCCACGTCCCCGGAGGTGGACAGAGAAAG ATTGAGAGCCACAAGCTGACGTTCCGCGAGTCGGCCCGGGCTCGGACCGACCACGGCGCCGAGATCGTGTCCCTGGAGGACTCCCCCCAGCAGCTCAGCACCGTGTCGTCCTCCGGCAGCATCAACATGGCCGACTCCCCGCAGCTGTCCACGCTGGCCGACCAGGTGTCCGCCTCGCTGGCCAAGCAGGGCTTGTGA